The nucleotide window GGCATTTTTGACCCAGATGTTCCGCAGTGGTTAGTGCAAAATCAGCGTGGAGGGCAGTACGGAACTTTAGAAGATTGTCTAGCTGTATTTTTCGATCATATTCCTGCCCAAAAAATACCCGTATCGTATAGTGCAATTAAAAATAGATGCGAAGACATTGGCTATGTCTCGATTCATGGCTGGACACTTTGCTTTATTACAAACGATGGTGAATACACCATAGGTTGAGATAGTTTATAAATTTTTAAACCAGTGCGGAGCAAGTACTTAACTGCTCTACACTGGTTTAAATAATTTGAGGTTGACCAAAGGTCAGCTACCCCAGGAGCCTGACAACTCTAGGGTAGCACTCCTTTGGCAATCCGTCACATAAAACCAAAGGAAAAAATATGCGCACGGCTACTAAAACTGACTACCCGATCCACCTAAGGCTTGTTACCACTGACATAATCGACATGGCACGCAAAAAATTAACCCGCGCCGAAATTTTGATTTTCCAATATATCGAGACCCTCAACCCATTTTGCGATCGCACCGTAGAGATCCGCCCCGCCGTGGTCATCGAGCAGCTAGACATCAGCCGTGCTACCTATTACCGCGCGATCGCCCGTTTACAAGAACTAGGCATGATTGAGTACACGCCAGGTGTGGACAGAGTAAAAGGTAAGCCTATGACTTTGTACCGCGAACGAGACTCCAGTCTCAAAAATGAGACAATAATCGCACCTTTGAGATCGGATTTGCATGCGCGAGACAAACAACGGCTAGAAGCCCTACTGGATAAAGATTTCGGAACTGTTCATACTCATAAAGACTTTAATAAACAAACAACACCCACCCACCACCCTGTTGTTGTGGATGAAATTTTTCCTTTACAAATAGACCCAGATCTCAACACACCTCCAGAAACTTTTCAGGGAAATTTCACAGATCCAGATCTCTCAAAAATTTCTCAACCTAACCAAACTCAAAAAGCCCAAACTCACAACCAAACTCACTCATCACAAACAAAAGAAACAGATGAGGATCGCTCTTCCGCCGCCGCCGATGAAACTGAAATTTTTCAAGAAATTAAAGAACTGATCGAACCCGGTAAAATCAACCCCCAGATTCGCGCTCTGGTACTGGAAGCGATCGCTAAGGTTGGCGTGCAGGTAGTCAAAGATGCGATCGCTGCCGTGAAGGAATACAAAACTCATCAAAAAGCCAAAGGCAAAGAACTCGCCAATCCTGTAGGAACGTTCCGGCAGGCACTAAATGAACAGTGGCAGCCAGTCCAACGCAAAGTGCCAGAAAAATTTAGTGAATGGTATAACCTTGCTTACAAACTGAATTTGGTCGTGGCGGCTTCGGATAAGCCCGATTTGACTGGACAGCCTTCAGGCGTGCAGTGCGTCTTTACCACTGCCGGAGAATGGGTGCTGTGGGAAACCTATAAAAAGCAATACCCGCTAGAAAAACTGCGAGAAGCAGCTACCAACTTTTCAAGAAGATTTTAACTTTTCCTTTTTCCTTTTTAACTGGAGTTTAGACTAAAAAGTGGTAAAAAGCAGCCAGCCATTGCAGACTGACCGCTTGATGATGGAAGCTGAAAAGACTATAAAATCAACAGCTTCATCATGATTAGTTTGGATAAACTTGAGCAATTTCGCAAGTACACGTACGAAATTATAGGGAACGGGAGAGATGCGCTGTTCGACTTGATGGATGCGGTACTGACGAGTCGGAGTGTTTCATCGTTTGTGGAACTTTCGTTAAGCCCATTATTTCGGAGGGAGTGGTCGAGTATCTATGAAGCACTGCAAGATAGTCATCTCCACGTGAAGACTTGATGAAGCAATACATACAGCAAATGCCGGCAGCAGAGGTGACGATATTGGCGGGCGACCATACAGCCTGGTCGCGTCCCTATGCGGTGACATTACAAGAACGCACCTACGAACATCAACCTCAACCGGGAGTAGGAAGCAAACCTGTTACGGTGGGGCAAGGATACAGCACAATTGCCTGGATTCCAGAGTCAGAAGGGAGTTTTGCCTTACCGTTGCGGCATGAGCGGATCACCAGTTTCGAGAACCCGATTCAGAAAGCCGCTAGTCAGTTACGCTTGGTTTGTGCGGAAATTCCTGGGACTGTGCTTTTCCTGGGGGATGGCGAGTATGGGTGCGCACCATTTTTGCAGCAAACAGCAGACATCCCGTGTATCAAGCTGCTCAGGCTACGCCCCAACCGGGTTCTGTATCATGCCCCAAAGGATTACGAGGGGCATGGGCGACCCCATAAGCATGGAGAGAAATTTAGCCTCAAAGACTCTGACACTTGGTCTATTCCCCAAGCAGACATCACAATTGCAGAGCCTAAACTGGGACGATTGCAAATTCGTCGATGGCCAAACCTGCACTTAAAGCAAGCCGCAGACCATCCCTTTACACTCATTCTGGTCGAACGTCTTGATATGCCTGAATCGAAACCCCTGTGGTTGATTTGGGTCGCTAAAGACGAGCCAATCTTGAGTGAGGTATGGCAAAAATATCTGCGCAGATTTGCCATTGAGCATTGGTATCGCTTGGTGCGTCAACGTCTCCATTGGACAATCCCTCAGCTTTCTACCCCTGCTCAGATGGAGACTTGGTCGGACTTGATGCCTTTACTTACTTGGCAATTGTGGCTCGCTCGTGAACTTGTCCAAGACTCTCCTCTGCCTTGGCAGAAACCGATGACTAAATTGTCTCCTGGTCGAGTTGCAAATGCTTTTGCTTTAGTTTTGGTCAGGATTGGCTCTCCTTCCCCTGACCCTAAACCTCGCGGTAAGTCTCCAGGTTGGCCTCTTGGGAAAAACGAACCCAACGGATTCGTTATCCTACTGTCAAAAAACGCTATGCCAAGCCCCTCAAAAAAGCTTCCGCTGCAACTGCTTAGCTCAACTTCTTCCCTTTTATCCTCTCTCTCGCTAGTTTCTATCTAGCGAGATGCTTCTTGTTGCCTTTTAGTCTAAACTCCAGTTTTAACCCTCAGGCGTTCCCCTAGATAACTTTTCATAAATAGCCTCCAGAATCCACTGATGGCGGCTGGGCGCAGGTCGGCGGCGCTTGACGGCGGCATCGATTTCGGCCAGCAACTGCACGGATAGCCTCAACTTCAGCCCTTTTACTTCGTCGTCTGCTATCTCTGGAACTGTAATGGGCGACGCGGCAAGCTGCGCTTCTGAGCCGCCCTCTTGAATAAATTCCTCAACGTTGACTGGCTTCCGTTTGACTACCATTCCGACCTCTTAATAGACTCAGATTAGAATAAATAGGATTTAATTTTAATGTCTAGATGATATCACTTACACATCAAAAAGACATTCAAATAGTTTTTCAATCTCTGCGATCGCTTTAGGATCGGTCGGCTTTACCTCATTTACGGCTAATCCCTGCGCCGCCGCGCTACGGAAGGCTTTGCGATTACCCAATGGCGCATCTATATATGTGAGGTTGGGGGTTTCCGAGGCGATCGCTGCTGCTTCCGCATTATCAGCACCTTTAGCATCGGCGCGATTAATTATGCATATGGCTTTCAGCTTGTCGTTAAAAGCACGGGCTTCTTCAACCAGGTCGCCCACAGTATCTAAAGTCCACACGTCAAAGCTGCCAGGTAAAAACGGCACGACATATATATCTGCCACCGACAAAGCCGCCCGCTGTCCTGCCGTATCGCGACCGCCCACATCGATCGCAATGTCATCGTATTTTGTCGTCAACCGCAGTACTTCCGATCGCACGGCAGCACCATGCAGTTTTACCGAGGTATAGCCCGCACCACCGCGATCGGTAAAGGTTTCATTGCGCACGGCGGTAAAGTCGCTTGCCGTCCCCTGGTCGTCCGCGTCCACGAGGAGGACATCTTTGCCTTGCTGCGATCGCAGAATAGCTATATTCGTTGCCAGGGTAGTTTTACCAACTCCACCCTTAATGCCTCCAAACACAAGGATCATTTTAATATCTCCATGACATCATTAAGATATCTGTAAAGCATTTAAGCGAGTTAAATATAACATCAATAAGATTTGATACAGATACTATTTTGATGTTAAAGATCGCCTGGCGCTTTTACGTTAATATTTTCAAACCGAGCAAAATGCTTGCGATCGAAGGTGTATGCCGCATCGATCCGTTGCTGTGCGATCCAGGCAGCATTGTAGGCATCGATAAAATCTACATTCTTGGCAGCGTAGTTGGTGGCTGCCTCAATTAACAGATCGGATTCAGCAACCTCCAGTCCTGGTGTATTCAGGATTGCCAGAATGCGATCGCGGATTTGTTCGCGCGACAACTTATAGAAGGAAGCCAATGTCCAGACAATTTCTGCAATTACCAGAGTAGTTGTCACTAAGATGATTTCTCCGGCTGCTGCTCGTTGCAGTAGTGCTTCCACCAGATCGGCTTGTACGGCAATGTCATTGGTCAGATAGCGCAAAAAAAGATTCGTATCGACAAAAGCTCGTTCAATTGTCATTGCTTTCTGTTCGGTAAGCGCGATTATCCAGCACCTGCTGGCGAATGGTTTCAAAGTCTTGCGGCTCAGAAACAGGAATACTGCCGCGAAAATCTGACAGGGTAGCTTTAAGCGGTTGTAAGACTATTTCATTACCTCTACGCACAAAGGCAAGGCGATCGCCTACTTTTAGATCTAAATCCTGACGAATTGTGCGAGGAATAGCAATTTGTCCGCGTCGTCCAACTTTACTGACATTCATGAGCAGAAACTCAAAATGACTGACAAAATTAATTTTAACAGACATTTTGGAGTTCTATCGCGTGAAATACAGATAAGACCATATTATCTGTATTAAAACGCAGCCATCTCAAAAGTATCTCGACCTTCATTGCCGCAGCGATCGCCAGACGACAATTGCTAACCCAATCGCAGTTATGACATCAAAACAGACTCATAATAATATTAAATTGATGTTATGAAGATGTCACAAAGTATGCGGCGGAGCGATCGCTATGATTGTCGCAGGCAGGAGACTTCAGACCTTGATGCCTCGCGATCGCAAAAATTCTCTTGCTTTAGCTACAATGCGAGGACGTTCTTCTGGTGGTGGCAAAACAACTTTTTCAGGTTTATAGGGCGAATAAACAGTATCTTTGCGCATTTCCAACCATTTCTCGTACTCTGCTCTTAGAGAACCATCTTCATCGCGCTTGATGCAAGTCTGGGCATAAATCAGGGGATTGCGTGCATTTTGGGCTTTATCAGAAGAATGGGTCTAAAACCCCGTCCTTCTAGGACGGCTTTTCTTGTTCGCGAATGTACTGCTTCAGCACTTCAATCGGTGCGCCGCCAACAGAGCTAACAAAGTAGCTAGGACTCCAGAGAGCATCTTTCCCGTAAGGTTTTGGGTGTCCAGCTTGACCATATCGACGGCTAGACACTCCTTTTAGAGCGTTGACCATCTGAGAGATTGAAAGCTTAGGCGGATACTCAATCAGCGCGTGAATATGGTCAGACTCTCCATTGAATTCGAGAATTTGAAAATCCATCTTTTTAGCGACTTCCTTGAACGATTTTTCAATTAGTTCAAGACTTTCAGCAGTGAATACAGCCCTACGGTATTTTGTAACGCAGACCAAATGTATTTTAAGGCTAGAAATACTGTGTCTTTCTTTGCGTAATTGGCTTGTCATTTCTTGCAGACCAAGTTAGAATACATTTGCAGACCAATTTTAGCACAAGCAATGAAAGCAAGATACTCATACCGTTTCTACCCAACTGACCAACAGCGACAGAGTTTAGCTCAGTTGTTTGGTTGTGTGCGGGTCGTTTGGAATGATGCCTTGGCAATTTGCAAGCAGTCTGAAGCGCTTCCAGGGTATAACCAGCTTTCTGCAATGTTGACCCAAGCCAAGAAGACTGAAGCTAGAGAATGGTTAGGTTCTGTTTCGTCGGTTCCGTTGCAGCAAGCACTAAGGCAGTTAGACGTTGCCTACAAGAACTTTTTCAACTCCAGAAATGGAAAAAGAAAAGGTAAAAAGATGGGTTCTCCTACCTTCAAAAAGAAATCGAATCAGCAGTCTGCAACTTTTGCAAGCACAGCTTTTAAGGTTTTTGATGGAATTGTTTATCTGGCTAAGATTGGAGGCTTAAAGCCGATTTGGTCTAGAGAGCTTCCTGCCGCACCGTCATCTGTCACGGCGATCAAGGATGCAGCTAACCGCTATTTTCTGAGCTTTGTGGTAGAAGTTGAACCTGTTCAAGTCGATGCTGAAAACCAAAGTATCGGGATTGATTTGGGAATTAAAACTTTTGCTGTGATGTCTGATGGGTCTAAGGTTGAGAGTCCTAGCTACTCAAAGCAAGATCGTAAAATTCGCAAGCTTCAGAAGCAGTTGGCACGGCAGCAAAAAGGCTCAAATCGCAGGCGCAAAACTCGTCTCCAAATTGCCAAACTGCACAATCAAATTGCGGACACTCGCAAGGATTTCTTGCACAAATTGTCTACCAAAATCGTGAGTGAAAACCAAGCTATCGTTTTAGAAGACTTGAATGTGTCGGGAATGGTAAAGAATCGCAAGCTGGCTAGATCGATCAGTTTGCAAGGTTGGAGAGAGTTTAGAATGCTGTGTGAGGCTAAATCTGAGAAGTTTGGTCGAGAGTTTCACGTCATTAATCGATGGGAACCCACTAGCCAAGTTTGCTCAGATTGCGGTTTCAAGTGGGGCAAACTCGATCTAAAAATTCGGACGGTTCAATGCTTGAATTGCAACGCTGAGCACGACCGAGACGAGAACGCAGCCAAGAATATAAACCAAGTCGGGACAGGGCATTGCCACGACTCTAAACGGATGCAGAGACAGAGTAAGACTACCTCGGTAGCGTCAGTCAGTGAAGCGTCAAGAATCACCGCTCCTTTAGGACGGTGAGTATGTCAACTTTTACTGAATGCGATCGCCCTAACAATTAAAGAGTCCAAAGAAATCCGAGTCCAGGAGTTAATCCTGAATTAACCGCTCAAAGTGCGAACTTATTTCTCCCTAGCATGTGTCCAAGCTCTCAAGCGCTGCATGCAACTGACAAGCGCTGCATGCGATTGAGAATGCGATGGGCTAGATCTGCACCTACGACGGGCTTGCATAAATAGTCGTCGGCACCGACGGTAAAGGCGCGATTCTGGGTCTGACGATCGCTCAGTCCGCTCAGAAATAGAATGGGTAACTTTTGCCAGCGCGGGTCGCTGCGTACCACCTGGCAGAGTTCAAAGCCATCAATTTCAGGCATGTTGACATCCAGCACCAGGACATCGGGCATGACGGCTTGCAGGATCGTCCAGAACTCCTGTGGATATTCCAGAGTCGTCACTTTTAACCCCCAGGGGGCGAGCGAGGTCGGCAAAATCCGCAACCAGTCGCGATCGTCATCGACAATCATCACCTTCAGTTCTGGATCGTTGCGACCGTGGCTCTGACTCAGTAGGTGCCTGACGGCATCGATCGCCTGCTCTGGCGAGGTGAACGGTTCTAGAAAAACCGTGCCGCCCCGACGCACTACTTCCAAACGAACGGTCAATTCGTTGCGATCGCCGATGACCAGGATCGGCAGGTCAGGGTAAGACAGCGCCAGTGTTTGCAACCAATTCATCGGCTCTAAATCGCGAGCGCGCTCGGAGGTAATCTGCCACAAAATGGCTCTGGGTAGTCGATCGCTCTTACCGGGAAAGGACTTAGAATCCAGCCATGCTTGGGCAATTTCTCGAGTTGGTGCGATCGCAGTACGCAGTCCACTACTGAGCGCTGCCCGTTCTAAAGCTTGTGCAAATTGCGAATCCCCAGAAATTACCAACAGCAGTGGTAAGTTATGTAAATCTTGCGAGCGATCGAACGATATAACAGGCAAGTCCTGTGAAGTTAACGGGAAATTTTCAATTGAGATAGTATTTTGAATTTCCTGTTGCAAATCGAGCACGAGAGTTTTCAACAGCGGTATATTTTGAAATCCCAAATTAAGAGAGCCATCTAGTAAACTCTCTAATTGCCGCGCCAGTTGCATACCCTGGTTGAGTCCAAATGTACCTAGAGTGCCTGCTAATTTGTGCGCTGTCTGGTTTGCCTGCGTCTGCAATTGCTCTGTCAGAGTACCCGACTGTAATGCTTGCACTACTTGAGAAAATACGACCAACTGCTCCAAACTCTGAGGCTTGCTAGCAACCCAGGTCTCGTTCAGGAAGGCCAAATATGCTGCTTGCTGTTCTATTGCCCGGTCAGTTTTCTCTGTAATGCTTTGCCCTAGTCCTAAAGTGCTCTCTAACCGCGCAGTCGGCTTCTCAAGCGGCATATTACGGTAGCGTACCTCTACAGCATCGCGATCCGGAGCCTTCAGGTAATAGCCTCTACCGTGGATGGTGGCAATAAAATCGGCAGGCGCACCCGCCTCCATAAGCTTATGACGCAGGCGGCGGATATGCGATCGCACCGTTGACTCGGCTGGAAAATCCTCAGACGACCACAGGCGATCGAGGATTTCTTCGGTACTAAACACGTGCTGGCTGTCAGACAGCAAAATTTCTAACAAGCGATATTCTTTGGTTGTAAGCGTGATGTGCTTGCTGTTATAACTAACATCACAGGTGCTGGGATTGAGCAGTAAGTCGCCCCAAGACATTAAAGGAAAAGGAGTACCGCTGCTGCGGCGCAACAGAGCGCGGATGCGGGCGCTCAATTCTGCCACATCAAACGGCTTGACCACATAATCATCGGCACCAGCATCCAGGCCCTGCACTTTTGCAGTACTTGTATTTTGGGTTGTAAGTAAAACGATCGGTGTAGTGTAGCCCTCACTACGCAAGCGCTGACACAAACTAATACCATCTAACTTAGGCAACTGGATATCTAGCAAGATGAGGTCGTACTCAAAGGTTGAGCCATAGTTCCAGCCCGCTTCGCCATCTTTGACCACATCGACGATGCAATTATGACGGGTGGTCAGGCTCTTAGTCAGAACCGTAATTAATGCTTCGTCATCTTCTACAAGCAGTATTTTCATAAGTGGAGATGGGAAATTAACTTACCAACCCAGGACTTTGGTTCCAGACTTGAAAACCTACCTGTTCAGCCGCGCTCTAGCAATTTAAATAAGAAGTTACCGCTTGTAACAAGTATACTTTCTGAGTAACTTGCTAAATAGTCAGTTGTGAACCTGTTCGGATGCTTTGTACGCGCATCCGAGTAGATCTGTAGCACCCCTATCTGAATTGTAAAATTTCTTCGCTGACTGCTGACTGTCGATCGCTATAGCGTTTTTCAATTGAGAACAGGTTTTATTGACGGGGTGAAGGGATTCTACCCCGTCATGAGGGCGTTGCCCCCACCCCCCTACTCTTTCCGATCTGAAAACCGCTATAACTTAAACAAATCATTTCGGATCGCCCTATGTTTTAAGTTATGTAATTTTTATTAGACTAAAGCGAATAATACCTCCATTGCCTACTATCATTAAAAGTATTTTGCAAGATTTCTTAAGAAAACGGAGCTTTTTTAAGCATGGCCATTCCTCTTTTACAATATCCCCCCTCTAGTCAAAACCCGCGCGTTGTTGACTTTGATATTCCTGGTGACGAGCAATTCAGAGTCTTTTCCACCGACAACATCCTCTCAGACAACGACATGGGCAACCTCATCGATGCTGCCTATCGTCAGATTTTCTTCCATGCCTTTGACTGCAATCGCGAGCGCGTGCTGGAATCGCAACTGCGCAACGGCCAAATTACCGTGCGCGACTTTGTGCGCGGCTTAATGCTGTCTAAAACTTTTATCGAAAGCTTCTACGACAAAAATAGTAACTATCGCTTTGTCGAGCACTGCATTGAAAAAGCCCTCGGTCGTCGCGTTTACAGCGAGCGCGAGAAGATTGCCTGGTCTGCCGTAGTTATGACCAAAGGCGTGGCAGGGTTTGTGAACGAATTGCTCAATAGCGACGAATACCTCGATGCTTTTGGCTACAATGTCGTGCCTTATCAAAGAAGACGCATAACTGCCGGTCGTTCTGAAGGCGAGGTGCGCTTTAATATCAAATCTCCTCGTTACGATGCGTACCATCGCGATCTGCTCGGCTTCCCGCAAACCATTTGGCAGTCAGTGGTCGGCTCCTATGTTGCCGTTGACAGGAAACCCAAGACTGGTGACCCTGTCCAATTCCTCAAGATGGCGCGCAGCATCAAGTCTGGTGCTGGAACTCCGCCGCGCGTTTCTACTGCCAACATTAATATCGAAGCTTCTTTGCCTCGCAGATAAAGTTAGCATCCCGCAAAAGGCAGGTGTTCAGACGTGTAGTAGCATCTGAACACCTGCTTTGTGCATTTTTAAATAACGATTATGCTTCCACTTATTTCTGTGGTGATTCCTGCTTATAATGCTCAAAAAACTATTTTAGAAACTATTCATTCAGTTCTTAATCAAACTGTTTCTAATTTTGAAATAATTGTCATTAATGATGGTTCGCGAGATAATACTTTAAGTTTGCTCTCTACAATCTCAGATCCTCGTTTAAAAGTTTTTTCGTATGAAAATGGGGGGTTATCTGTCGCTCGCAATCGAGGCATAAGCAATGCCATTGGAGAATTCATTAGTTTTTTAGATGCTGACGATCTATGGACACAAGATAAATTGGAGTTACAAGTTGCCGCATTACAAAAAAATCCCGATGCTGGCGTAGTTTATAGCTGGACTCAGTTTATCGACGAGCATAGTAACCTACTATTTTTGCAACCTCCCGTGTACTTGGAAGGAGATGTGTATCCCCACCTTCTAGTTAGCAACTTTATTTCTAGTGGCTCAAATATCATGGTGCGTCGGCACTATATCGATTTGGTCGGTGAGTTTGACCCTGCTGTAAATGCGACTGCAGATTGGGACTATTATCTTCGCCTAGCGGCGCGATGTCATTTTGCTCTAGTACCTCAATATCAAGTTCTTTATCGCAAGTCATCTCAAGCGATGTCATCTAATATTGAGTTAATGGAAAAGAGTATCTTAACTGTCCTCAATCGCTCCTTTGCATCAGCTCCAGAGCACCTTCAATCTCTCAAAAATCTCAGCTTGGGAATCACTTATCAGTATTTAAGCGACTTGTATTTCTTAAATAATTTAACTAGTAAAGAGGATCTCAAACAAGCCAATCAAAAACTGATACAAGCAGTCAAGATATATCCAAAAATTTTATTGCAAACAACAACGCATCGCTTATTTATAAAAATAACGATCTTAAGACTACTTCCACCTCAATACTCGCAAAAATTAATTAAGTTTATTAGCAACCTAATTTCTTTAGTTTCTAATTCTAAAACTAAATAATATTTCGGTAATCCTTGTTCTGTACGATCGAGGCAAAATTTTGTCTCGCGATCGCCGCACGGATTCAGTTTAATTTAATGTTATAGCCGTAGACAGATCTCTTAGGACAGGGGGTGTGGGGGCTGCGCCCCCACGCAGGGGTGGAACCCCTGCACCCCGTCCTAAGGCTATTGGCTATAGCTATAGAACGCTTGAAATTTTGCTCATGGAACTGCATCAAATCGAAACCGACCTGCAACAACAGGATTTTCAATATCGCCTCAAAGCGATCGCGGCACTCAAAGATTATCCGTCCGAGGTAGCTATACCACTGCTGAGCCAGCATACCCAGGATCCAGAATTTCTGGTACGCACTTTTGTGGCAAGGGAATTGGGCAATCATCGCACGCAGGAATCTTTTGCGGCCTTGCTACAGATCGTGAAATTGGATAGTACGCCCAACGTGAGGGCGGAAGCAGCTAACTCGATTTCCATGTTTGGCAAAATCTCTGCGTCGCATTTAGTGCAGATATTTACCACTGACGATCACTGGCTGGTGCGGCGCAGTATTATGACGGCACTTATGGATTTGGAGTGCCACGCCGAGTTGTTTGAGATCTGCATGCTGGCTTTAATTGGAGAAGACGAGCCATTGCGAGAAGCTGCTGTCAATGCCCTGGGGAGTCTTGCCAACTCGCCTCAACATACGGCTAGCTTATCTAAACTTTTGAGTTTTAAGGATGCTGAGTCACCGCGCCTGCGCGTACAGGCGGCCTATGCCCTTAAGCACTTTGACGAGCCTGAAGCCAAAGCTGCCATGCTGCAACTACGGCAAGACTCAGATCTCAGAGTTGTGGGAGCCGCTATGGAAGATTTACTGCCCTAGCATTTTCTAAGCTCGCCCGCGTGGTGCGTCGCGTGAATGAGTTCCAGG belongs to Pseudanabaena sp. PCC 6802 and includes:
- a CDS encoding AAA family ATPase gives rise to the protein MILVFGGIKGGVGKTTLATNIAILRSQQGKDVLLVDADDQGTASDFTAVRNETFTDRGGAGYTSVKLHGAAVRSEVLRLTTKYDDIAIDVGGRDTAGQRAALSVADIYVVPFLPGSFDVWTLDTVGDLVEEARAFNDKLKAICIINRADAKGADNAEAAAIASETPNLTYIDAPLGNRKAFRSAAAQGLAVNEVKPTDPKAIAEIEKLFECLFDV
- the tnpA gene encoding IS200/IS605 family transposase, encoding MTSQLRKERHSISSLKIHLVCVTKYRRAVFTAESLELIEKSFKEVAKKMDFQILEFNGESDHIHALIEYPPKLSISQMVNALKGVSSRRYGQAGHPKPYGKDALWSPSYFVSSVGGAPIEVLKQYIREQEKPS
- a CDS encoding glycosyltransferase family 2 protein translates to MLPLISVVIPAYNAQKTILETIHSVLNQTVSNFEIIVINDGSRDNTLSLLSTISDPRLKVFSYENGGLSVARNRGISNAIGEFISFLDADDLWTQDKLELQVAALQKNPDAGVVYSWTQFIDEHSNLLFLQPPVYLEGDVYPHLLVSNFISSGSNIMVRRHYIDLVGEFDPAVNATADWDYYLRLAARCHFALVPQYQVLYRKSSQAMSSNIELMEKSILTVLNRSFASAPEHLQSLKNLSLGITYQYLSDLYFLNNLTSKEDLKQANQKLIQAVKIYPKILLQTTTHRLFIKITILRLLPPQYSQKLIKFISNLISLVSNSKTK
- a CDS encoding RNA-guided endonuclease InsQ/TnpB family protein, which gives rise to MKARYSYRFYPTDQQRQSLAQLFGCVRVVWNDALAICKQSEALPGYNQLSAMLTQAKKTEAREWLGSVSSVPLQQALRQLDVAYKNFFNSRNGKRKGKKMGSPTFKKKSNQQSATFASTAFKVFDGIVYLAKIGGLKPIWSRELPAAPSSVTAIKDAANRYFLSFVVEVEPVQVDAENQSIGIDLGIKTFAVMSDGSKVESPSYSKQDRKIRKLQKQLARQQKGSNRRRKTRLQIAKLHNQIADTRKDFLHKLSTKIVSENQAIVLEDLNVSGMVKNRKLARSISLQGWREFRMLCEAKSEKFGREFHVINRWEPTSQVCSDCGFKWGKLDLKIRTVQCLNCNAEHDRDENAAKNINQVGTGHCHDSKRMQRQSKTTSVASVSEASRITAPLGR
- a CDS encoding AbrB/MazE/SpoVT family DNA-binding domain-containing protein; its protein translation is MSVKINFVSHFEFLLMNVSKVGRRGQIAIPRTIRQDLDLKVGDRLAFVRRGNEIVLQPLKATLSDFRGSIPVSEPQDFETIRQQVLDNRAYRTESNDN
- a CDS encoding phycobilisome rod-core linker polypeptide — protein: MAIPLLQYPPSSQNPRVVDFDIPGDEQFRVFSTDNILSDNDMGNLIDAAYRQIFFHAFDCNRERVLESQLRNGQITVRDFVRGLMLSKTFIESFYDKNSNYRFVEHCIEKALGRRVYSEREKIAWSAVVMTKGVAGFVNELLNSDEYLDAFGYNVVPYQRRRITAGRSEGEVRFNIKSPRYDAYHRDLLGFPQTIWQSVVGSYVAVDRKPKTGDPVQFLKMARSIKSGAGTPPRVSTANINIEASLPRR
- a CDS encoding response regulator; the encoded protein is MKILLVEDDEALITVLTKSLTTRHNCIVDVVKDGEAGWNYGSTFEYDLILLDIQLPKLDGISLCQRLRSEGYTTPIVLLTTQNTSTAKVQGLDAGADDYVVKPFDVAELSARIRALLRRSSGTPFPLMSWGDLLLNPSTCDVSYNSKHITLTTKEYRLLEILLSDSQHVFSTEEILDRLWSSEDFPAESTVRSHIRRLRHKLMEAGAPADFIATIHGRGYYLKAPDRDAVEVRYRNMPLEKPTARLESTLGLGQSITEKTDRAIEQQAAYLAFLNETWVASKPQSLEQLVVFSQVVQALQSGTLTEQLQTQANQTAHKLAGTLGTFGLNQGMQLARQLESLLDGSLNLGFQNIPLLKTLVLDLQQEIQNTISIENFPLTSQDLPVISFDRSQDLHNLPLLLVISGDSQFAQALERAALSSGLRTAIAPTREIAQAWLDSKSFPGKSDRLPRAILWQITSERARDLEPMNWLQTLALSYPDLPILVIGDRNELTVRLEVVRRGGTVFLEPFTSPEQAIDAVRHLLSQSHGRNDPELKVMIVDDDRDWLRILPTSLAPWGLKVTTLEYPQEFWTILQAVMPDVLVLDVNMPEIDGFELCQVVRSDPRWQKLPILFLSGLSDRQTQNRAFTVGADDYLCKPVVGADLAHRILNRMQRLSVACSA
- a CDS encoding HEAT repeat domain-containing protein; translated protein: MELHQIETDLQQQDFQYRLKAIAALKDYPSEVAIPLLSQHTQDPEFLVRTFVARELGNHRTQESFAALLQIVKLDSTPNVRAEAANSISMFGKISASHLVQIFTTDDHWLVRRSIMTALMDLECHAELFEICMLALIGEDEPLREAAVNALGSLANSPQHTASLSKLLSFKDAESPRLRVQAAYALKHFDEPEAKAAMLQLRQDSDLRVVGAAMEDLLP
- a CDS encoding PIN domain-containing protein; the encoded protein is MTIERAFVDTNLFLRYLTNDIAVQADLVEALLQRAAAGEIILVTTTLVIAEIVWTLASFYKLSREQIRDRILAILNTPGLEVAESDLLIEAATNYAAKNVDFIDAYNAAWIAQQRIDAAYTFDRKHFARFENINVKAPGDL